Proteins encoded within one genomic window of Burkholderiaceae bacterium:
- a CDS encoding Glyoxalase family protein, translating into MKIQRMHHVAYRCNDAKETVEWYTKNLNMDFVLAIAEDKVPSTKAPDPYMHLFMDAGGGNILAFFEIPNSPKMGRDPNTPAWVQHLSMKVESVAHLEEAKDQLEANGVEVLGPIDHTIFKSIYFFDPNGHRLELVADTATPEMQRQLDAVKWDMLEEWDKTKKAPKHAAWMHERELATQ; encoded by the coding sequence ATGAAGATTCAGAGAATGCATCACGTCGCCTACCGCTGCAACGACGCCAAGGAAACCGTCGAGTGGTACACGAAGAACCTGAACATGGACTTCGTCCTCGCGATCGCCGAGGACAAGGTGCCGTCGACGAAGGCGCCCGACCCGTACATGCACCTGTTCATGGACGCCGGCGGCGGCAACATCCTCGCGTTCTTCGAGATCCCGAACTCGCCGAAGATGGGGCGCGACCCGAACACCCCGGCCTGGGTGCAGCACCTGTCGATGAAGGTCGAAAGCGTCGCGCACCTCGAGGAGGCAAAGGACCAGCTGGAAGCCAACGGGGTCGAGGTGCTGGGTCCGATCGACCACACGATCTTCAAGTCGATCTACTTTTTCGACCCGAACGGCCACCGGCTCGAACTGGTCGCCGACACCGCGACGCCCGAAATGCAGCGCCAGCTCGACGCGGTCAAGTGGGACATGCTCGAAGAGTGGGACAAGACCAAGAAGGCGCCGAAGCACGCCGCCTGGATGCACGAGCGCGAACTGGCAACGCAATAA
- a CDS encoding Transcriptional regulator, MarR family, which yields MDLEQFFPYRLSRLAEAVSLATAQVYSERFNLSRDEWRIVSALGGEAGAVKTAYVLESSTLDKMRVSRALARLEQDGLIERSPDPNDGRGQLLRLLPAGRAMYRKIVPMVQAREEFLLAALDTQERERLDKALTALRERAEQLIRQG from the coding sequence ATGGACCTGGAGCAGTTCTTTCCGTACCGGCTGTCGCGTCTGGCCGAGGCCGTGAGCCTGGCCACGGCCCAGGTGTACAGCGAGCGCTTCAACCTCTCGCGCGACGAATGGCGCATCGTCTCCGCGCTCGGCGGCGAGGCCGGCGCGGTGAAGACCGCGTATGTGCTGGAAAGCAGCACGCTGGACAAGATGCGGGTCAGCCGGGCCTTGGCGCGGCTCGAGCAAGACGGCCTGATCGAGCGTTCACCGGACCCGAACGACGGCCGGGGCCAGTTGCTGCGGCTGTTGCCCGCGGGACGCGCGATGTACCGCAAGATCGTGCCGATGGTGCAGGCGCGCGAGGAATTCCTGCTCGCCGCGCTCGACACGCAAGAGCGCGAACGGCTCGACAAAGCGCTGACCGCGCTGCGCGAGCGCGCCGAACAGTTGATCCGCCAGGGTTAG
- a CDS encoding putative ABC transport system, periplasmic component: MATTLRMISSMATRQLLVELIASHEQAGGVPVALESVGGVDAARRVEAGEPFDVVVLAADAIDKLIASGRIVLGRVDLVRSGVAVAVRAGAPLPDIASEDAVREAVLGARSLSYSTGPSGVHLMRVFERWGIAAQIQGRIVQAPPGVPVGSLVARGEVELGFQQLSELIHLPGIAVVGPLPPAIQIVTVFSAGIAATSTQAGAVRALLDFMVSPAAADAKRRNGLDPA; the protein is encoded by the coding sequence ATGGCAACGACGCTGCGCATGATTTCCTCGATGGCGACCCGGCAGCTGCTGGTCGAGTTGATCGCGTCTCATGAACAGGCCGGCGGAGTACCGGTGGCGCTGGAGTCGGTCGGCGGCGTCGATGCCGCGCGGCGCGTTGAGGCCGGCGAGCCGTTCGACGTGGTCGTGCTGGCGGCCGATGCGATCGACAAGCTGATTGCTTCGGGCCGCATCGTCCTTGGCCGGGTCGATCTGGTCCGCTCCGGCGTCGCGGTCGCGGTGCGCGCCGGCGCGCCGCTGCCCGACATCGCATCCGAAGACGCGGTACGTGAAGCCGTGCTCGGCGCACGATCTTTAAGCTACTCCACCGGCCCGAGCGGGGTGCACCTGATGCGGGTGTTCGAGCGCTGGGGCATCGCGGCGCAAATCCAGGGCCGCATCGTCCAAGCGCCGCCGGGCGTGCCGGTCGGCTCGCTGGTCGCGCGTGGCGAGGTCGAACTCGGGTTCCAGCAGTTGAGCGAGCTGATCCACCTGCCCGGCATCGCCGTGGTCGGTCCGCTGCCGCCGGCGATCCAGATCGTCACCGTCTTCTCAGCGGGAATCGCGGCCACCTCGACCCAGGCCGGCGCGGTGCGTGCGCTGCTGGACTTCATGGTGTCGCCGGCCGCCGCCGACGCGAAGCGGCGCAACGGGCTCGATCCGGCGTGA
- a CDS encoding Far-related protein — MVRYKTNSNMTPVATAVPHLPSFRLRPLKGVRILSLALNLPGPAALMRLRAMGARCIKLEPPGPPGASGDPMGQYRPAAYAQLHEGIKRLTVDLKTPAGQQQVHRLLARTDVLITSFRPSAMRKLGLGWPRLHRLYPALSQIAIVGSPGERAEEPGHDLTYLAENGLITGLELPPTLFADMGGSVMASEAVLQATLARRSSGRGVYLEIALSDAASYLALPRAWGLTLPEGMVGGAHAGYRVYPCRDGRVAVAALEPHFAQALCAAAGVDGNGRHAMSSPVTHQRIAAFLLTKTRKALDRLAQEHDIPLHTMPM, encoded by the coding sequence ATGGTCCGCTATAAAACGAATAGCAACATGACGCCTGTCGCCACGGCCGTGCCGCATCTTCCGTCGTTCCGATTGCGCCCGCTCAAGGGGGTGCGCATCTTGAGCCTCGCACTCAATCTGCCGGGCCCCGCCGCGCTGATGCGACTGCGTGCGATGGGCGCGCGCTGCATCAAGCTCGAGCCGCCTGGCCCACCCGGTGCTTCGGGCGACCCGATGGGCCAATACCGGCCCGCCGCCTATGCGCAACTGCATGAGGGTATCAAAAGGCTGACGGTCGATCTGAAGACGCCGGCCGGCCAGCAACAAGTGCACCGCCTGCTGGCCCGCACCGATGTGCTGATCACCTCGTTTCGGCCATCGGCGATGCGCAAGCTCGGCCTGGGCTGGCCCCGGCTGCATCGGCTGTACCCAGCGCTGTCGCAGATCGCGATCGTAGGCAGCCCCGGCGAGCGCGCCGAGGAGCCGGGGCACGACCTGACCTATCTCGCGGAGAATGGCCTGATCACCGGACTCGAGCTGCCGCCGACGCTGTTCGCCGACATGGGCGGCTCGGTGATGGCGAGCGAGGCGGTGCTGCAGGCCACGCTCGCACGGCGCAGCAGCGGCCGCGGCGTCTACCTCGAGATCGCGCTGTCCGATGCGGCCAGCTATCTCGCGCTGCCGCGTGCCTGGGGCCTGACGCTGCCCGAAGGCATGGTCGGCGGCGCGCATGCCGGCTACCGGGTCTACCCGTGCCGCGACGGACGGGTCGCGGTGGCCGCGCTCGAGCCGCACTTCGCGCAGGCGTTGTGCGCCGCCGCCGGCGTGGACGGGAACGGACGGCACGCGATGTCTTCGCCGGTGACGCACCAGCGCATTGCCGCGTTCCTTTTGACCAAGACGCGCAAGGCGCTGGACCGCCTGGCGCAGGAGCACGACATCCCGCTGCACACGATGCCGATGTGA
- a CDS encoding P-hydroxybenzoate hydroxylase, with translation MRTQVAIVGAGPAGLLLGQLLHKAGIDAVILERHTGEYVLGRIRAGILEQVTMDLLDEAGVGARMHAEGLPHGGIEMLFGGQRHRVDMNRLTGGKNVMVYGQTELTHDLMSARLAEGLVTVYEARDVQVHDFDSTRPRVTYHHDGKQEQIECDFIAGCDGFHGVCRASAPRAAITEYEKVYPFGWLGLLSDTPPVNDELIYVNSPRGFALCSMRSKTRSRYYLQVPLTHHVEDWSDDAFWQELKLRLDEEARERLVTGPSLEKSIAPLRSFVTEPLRFGRMFLAGDAGHIVPPTGAKGLNLAASDVKYLSAALIEHYRDHSDAGLDDYSARCLGRIWRAERFSWWFTSLMHRFPDDGAIVAKFQQAELEYLMHSESGLRTIAENYVGLPLDFAR, from the coding sequence ATGCGTACCCAGGTCGCGATCGTCGGTGCGGGCCCTGCCGGCCTGCTGCTCGGCCAGCTGCTGCACAAGGCCGGCATCGACGCGGTCATCCTCGAGCGCCACACCGGCGAATACGTGCTCGGCCGCATTCGCGCCGGCATTCTCGAGCAGGTCACGATGGATCTGCTGGACGAGGCCGGCGTCGGCGCGCGCATGCACGCCGAAGGCCTGCCACACGGCGGCATTGAAATGCTGTTCGGCGGCCAGCGCCATCGGGTCGACATGAACCGTCTCACCGGCGGCAAGAACGTGATGGTGTACGGCCAGACCGAACTGACGCACGACCTGATGAGCGCGCGGCTGGCGGAGGGGCTGGTCACGGTCTACGAGGCGCGCGACGTCCAGGTGCACGACTTCGACAGCACCCGGCCGCGCGTGACCTACCACCATGACGGCAAGCAAGAGCAGATCGAGTGCGACTTCATCGCGGGCTGCGACGGCTTTCACGGTGTGTGCCGCGCGAGCGCACCGCGCGCCGCGATCACCGAATACGAGAAGGTGTATCCGTTCGGCTGGCTCGGCCTGCTGTCGGACACGCCGCCGGTGAACGACGAACTGATCTACGTGAACAGCCCGCGTGGCTTTGCGTTGTGCTCGATGCGCAGCAAAACGCGCAGCCGCTACTACCTGCAGGTGCCGCTGACGCATCATGTCGAGGACTGGAGCGACGACGCGTTCTGGCAGGAACTGAAGCTGCGCCTCGACGAGGAGGCGCGCGAGCGCCTGGTTACCGGACCGTCGCTGGAAAAAAGCATCGCGCCGCTGCGCAGCTTCGTCACCGAGCCGCTGCGCTTCGGGCGCATGTTCCTCGCGGGCGACGCCGGCCACATCGTGCCGCCGACCGGCGCAAAGGGGCTGAACCTGGCGGCAAGCGATGTCAAGTACCTGTCGGCGGCCCTGATCGAGCATTACCGGGACCACAGCGACGCCGGCCTCGACGACTACTCGGCGCGCTGTCTCGGCCGAATCTGGCGCGCCGAGCGCTTCTCCTGGTGGTTCACCTCGCTGATGCACCGTTTTCCCGACGACGGCGCGATCGTCGCGAAGTTCCAGCAGGCGGAACTCGAGTACCTGATGCATTCCGAATCGGGCCTGCGTACGATCGCCGAGAACTACGTAGGCCTGCCGCTCGATTTCGCACGTTGA
- a CDS encoding putative amino acid permease, GabP family: protein MANNGYMARKPIASILESAEGGQRHLAKTLGAFSITSMGIGAIIGAGIFVLTGTAAAQYAGPGIILSFILAGVACAFVGLCYSELAAMIPVCGSTYTYTYATLGELFAWIIGWDLILEYAMGAATVAVGWSGYVVSLLHNVGLHIPPQLAAAPETMVRLADGTVVEGVVNLPAILIVVVLTLMLILGTRESARVNNVMVTIKVIVVLAFIALGVFFVKSANWHPFIPKNTGEFGQFGWSGILRGSAVVFFAFIGFDAVSTAAQEAKRPQRDMPIGILGSLVICTVLYIVVAAVLTGLVPYTKLDVPDPIAEGVDAIGVTWFSILIKLGALTGLTTVILVLLYGQSRIFFAMARDGLLPGVFARVHPKLRTPYLSQLMIGAVVAIVAAFTPINVLGEMVSIGTLFAFVLVCGAVLYLRRSDPQTARPFRAPGVPVIPLLGVLFCLLLMAGLPLVTWARLVVWLVIGLAIYFGYGRHHSTLRQAAA, encoded by the coding sequence ATGGCCAATAACGGATACATGGCGCGCAAACCGATCGCCAGCATTCTGGAAAGCGCGGAGGGCGGGCAGCGGCATCTGGCGAAAACGCTCGGCGCATTCAGCATCACCTCGATGGGGATCGGCGCGATCATCGGCGCCGGCATCTTCGTGCTGACCGGCACCGCGGCGGCGCAGTACGCGGGGCCGGGCATCATCCTCTCGTTCATTCTCGCGGGCGTCGCCTGCGCGTTCGTCGGCCTGTGCTATTCGGAGCTGGCGGCGATGATCCCGGTGTGCGGCAGCACCTACACCTACACCTACGCGACGCTCGGCGAGCTGTTCGCCTGGATCATCGGCTGGGACCTGATCCTCGAATACGCGATGGGCGCGGCGACGGTGGCGGTCGGCTGGTCGGGCTACGTGGTCAGCTTGCTGCACAACGTCGGCCTCCACATTCCGCCGCAACTCGCAGCGGCGCCCGAGACCATGGTCAGGCTCGCCGACGGCACCGTGGTCGAGGGCGTGGTCAATCTGCCGGCAATCCTGATCGTCGTCGTGCTGACGCTGATGCTGATCCTCGGCACGCGCGAGTCGGCGCGGGTCAACAACGTCATGGTCACGATCAAGGTGATCGTGGTGCTCGCGTTCATCGCGCTCGGCGTGTTCTTCGTCAAGTCGGCGAACTGGCATCCGTTCATTCCGAAAAATACCGGGGAGTTCGGCCAGTTCGGCTGGAGCGGCATTCTGCGCGGCTCTGCGGTCGTGTTCTTCGCGTTCATCGGGTTCGACGCGGTCTCGACCGCGGCGCAGGAAGCGAAGCGCCCGCAGCGCGACATGCCGATCGGCATCCTCGGCTCGCTGGTCATCTGCACCGTGCTCTACATCGTGGTGGCGGCGGTGCTCACCGGCCTCGTGCCGTACACCAAACTCGACGTGCCGGACCCGATCGCGGAGGGGGTCGACGCGATCGGCGTCACCTGGTTCTCGATCCTGATCAAGCTCGGCGCGTTGACCGGGCTGACGACGGTGATCCTGGTGCTGCTGTACGGGCAGAGCCGGATCTTCTTCGCGATGGCGCGCGACGGCCTGCTGCCCGGCGTGTTCGCGCGCGTGCACCCGAAGCTGCGCACGCCGTACCTGAGCCAGCTGATGATCGGTGCCGTGGTCGCGATCGTCGCGGCATTCACACCGATCAACGTGCTCGGCGAGATGGTCAGCATCGGCACGCTGTTCGCGTTCGTGCTGGTCTGCGGCGCAGTGCTGTACCTGCGGCGCAGCGACCCGCAGACCGCGCGGCCGTTCCGCGCGCCCGGGGTGCCGGTGATTCCGCTGCTCGGCGTGCTGTTCTGCCTGCTGCTGATGGCCGGCCTGCCGCTGGTCACCTGGGCGCGGCTGGTCGTGTGGCTGGTGATCGGCTTGGCGATCTACTTCGGCTACGGCCGGCACCATTCGACGCTGCGCCAAGCTGCGGCATGA
- a CDS encoding Acetate kinase → MSSASLLLVLNAGSSSIKFALFDVSSGPPVRQAVWSGKADGITTPHATFSETDRPTEPLALPVDQPYHAALTRIRERVTERLGNAQLRAVAHRVVHGGTKYFDPVRVDAAVLADLRSYIPLAPLHQPFALEAIAALLRLRPELPQVACFDTGFHRTMPRVEQMLPLPRSAWAQGLRRYGFHGLSYQYLAVALPERHGDAARGRTLCAHLGSGASLCAMQNLSSVATTMGFSALDGLMMGTRCGALDPGAVIHLMQVQRLSLERVAEMLYHESGLLGVSGLSPDPRVLLEHENDPAVRDALALYVHRIVREVGALAAVLGGLDMLAFTAGIGEHNGAIRSRVCAALGFLGIALDETANAAGAPVISTPASRVRVVVEPTNEEWIAARAAARLLT, encoded by the coding sequence GTGAGCAGCGCGAGTCTGTTGCTGGTGCTGAACGCGGGGTCGTCCAGCATCAAATTCGCATTGTTCGACGTGTCAAGCGGGCCGCCGGTACGTCAGGCCGTCTGGTCCGGCAAGGCCGACGGGATCACGACGCCGCATGCAACGTTCAGCGAAACCGACCGGCCGACCGAGCCGCTGGCGCTGCCCGTTGACCAGCCGTACCACGCGGCGCTGACGCGAATTCGCGAGCGCGTGACCGAGCGGCTCGGCAACGCGCAGTTGCGGGCGGTCGCGCACCGGGTCGTGCACGGCGGCACCAAGTATTTCGATCCGGTGCGGGTCGATGCCGCCGTGCTGGCCGACCTGCGCAGCTACATTCCGCTCGCGCCGCTGCACCAGCCGTTCGCGCTCGAGGCGATCGCCGCGCTGCTGCGACTTCGCCCCGAGCTGCCGCAGGTGGCCTGTTTCGACACCGGCTTTCATCGCACCATGCCGCGCGTCGAGCAGATGCTGCCGCTGCCGCGGTCGGCCTGGGCCCAGGGGCTACGCCGCTACGGCTTCCACGGCCTGTCGTACCAATACCTGGCGGTCGCCCTGCCCGAGCGCCATGGCGACGCAGCGCGCGGCCGCACGCTATGCGCGCATCTGGGCAGCGGCGCCAGCCTGTGCGCGATGCAGAACCTCTCGAGCGTCGCGACCACGATGGGCTTTTCCGCGCTGGACGGCCTGATGATGGGCACGCGCTGCGGCGCGCTCGACCCGGGCGCGGTGATCCATCTGATGCAGGTGCAGAGGCTTTCGCTGGAGCGGGTGGCCGAAATGCTCTACCACGAATCCGGCCTGCTCGGTGTCTCGGGACTGTCGCCCGACCCGCGCGTGCTGCTTGAGCACGAAAACGACCCCGCCGTGCGCGATGCGCTCGCGCTCTACGTGCACCGGATCGTGCGCGAAGTCGGCGCGCTGGCGGCGGTGCTCGGCGGGCTCGACATGCTGGCGTTCACCGCCGGTATCGGCGAGCACAACGGGGCGATCCGCAGCCGGGTCTGCGCCGCGCTCGGCTTTCTCGGCATCGCACTCGACGAGACGGCGAACGCCGCCGGCGCGCCGGTGATTTCGACGCCGGCGAGCCGGGTCCGGGTCGTAGTCGAGCCGACCAACGAGGAATGGATCGCGGCCCGTGCCGCGGCTCGACTGCTGACCTGA
- a CDS encoding Polyhydroxyalkanoic acid synthase: protein MLNKSSNLPIPTPPTPAERLDCELHGALGSTVMPLSPVSPWLAWSDWAMHLALSPAQRVELLRFALAQSSRLARYVTERAQAGACDTCVDPPETDRRFADPAWRSWPFDLLQQSFLLNEEWWAKATHGLHGISPHHEAQVSFATRQWLDMFSPGNFLLTNPVVLQRTAERGGTNLLQGARNAFDDTLRALGLAAPAPTGYTPGDNVAVTPGKVVLRNRLIELIQYAPTTPTVRAEPILIVPAWIMKYYILDLSPSNSLIKYLVDQGHTVFCISWKNPGREDADLDLDDYVNLGFRAALDAVSAIVPDQRVHATGYCLGGTLLTIMAAAMARDGDERLASLTLFAAQVDFTEPGELALFIDDAQVAWLEDQMAQTGYLTTRQMAGAFQMLRSYDLVWSRVVGEYLMGERPAPNDLMAWNADTTRMPARMHSHYLRSLYLDNDLCAGRFQVDGRPVALSRIRQPVFCVGTVTDHVAPWRSVYKLHHELVTDTTFVLTTGGHNAGIVSEPGRKGRSFHILERSADSAYLAPDDWLARAPQQQGSWWPAWRDWLDARSGAMVKPPRMGAAARGYPVLADAPGGYVLER from the coding sequence ATGTTGAACAAAAGCAGCAATCTCCCGATTCCGACACCGCCGACGCCGGCCGAGCGGCTGGACTGCGAACTGCACGGCGCCCTGGGCAGCACGGTCATGCCGCTGTCGCCAGTGTCGCCGTGGCTTGCCTGGAGCGACTGGGCGATGCACCTCGCGCTGTCGCCGGCGCAGCGGGTCGAACTGCTGCGCTTTGCGCTGGCCCAGTCGAGCCGGCTGGCGCGCTATGTCACCGAGCGGGCGCAGGCCGGTGCCTGCGACACCTGCGTCGATCCGCCCGAGACCGATCGCCGCTTTGCCGACCCGGCCTGGCGCAGCTGGCCGTTCGACCTGCTGCAGCAGTCGTTTCTGCTGAACGAGGAATGGTGGGCCAAGGCCACGCACGGGCTGCACGGCATCTCGCCCCATCACGAGGCCCAGGTGTCGTTCGCCACGCGGCAATGGCTGGACATGTTCTCGCCGGGCAATTTCCTGCTGACGAACCCGGTCGTGCTGCAGCGCACGGCCGAGCGCGGCGGCACGAATCTGCTGCAGGGTGCGCGCAATGCGTTCGACGACACCCTGCGCGCGCTGGGCCTGGCCGCGCCGGCGCCGACCGGCTACACGCCCGGCGACAACGTCGCGGTCACGCCCGGCAAGGTGGTGCTGCGCAACCGGCTGATCGAACTGATCCAGTACGCGCCGACGACGCCCACCGTGCGCGCCGAGCCGATCCTGATCGTGCCAGCGTGGATCATGAAGTACTACATCCTCGATCTGTCGCCGTCGAATTCGCTGATCAAGTACCTGGTCGACCAGGGCCACACGGTGTTCTGCATTTCATGGAAGAACCCGGGCCGCGAAGACGCCGACCTGGACTTGGACGACTACGTGAATCTCGGCTTTCGCGCCGCGCTGGACGCGGTCAGCGCGATCGTGCCGGACCAGCGCGTGCACGCGACCGGTTACTGCCTCGGCGGCACGCTGCTCACGATCATGGCCGCCGCGATGGCGCGCGACGGCGACGAACGGCTCGCGTCGCTGACGCTGTTTGCCGCGCAGGTCGACTTCACCGAGCCGGGGGAACTCGCGCTGTTCATCGACGACGCGCAGGTCGCGTGGCTGGAAGACCAGATGGCGCAGACCGGGTACCTGACCACGCGCCAGATGGCCGGCGCGTTCCAGATGCTCAGGTCGTACGACCTGGTCTGGTCGCGCGTGGTCGGCGAGTACCTGATGGGTGAGCGCCCGGCACCGAACGACCTGATGGCGTGGAACGCTGACACCACCCGCATGCCGGCGCGCATGCATTCGCATTACCTGCGCAGCCTGTACCTCGACAACGACCTGTGCGCGGGGCGCTTTCAGGTCGACGGCCGGCCGGTCGCGCTGTCGCGCATCCGGCAGCCGGTGTTCTGCGTCGGCACGGTGACGGACCACGTCGCGCCGTGGCGCTCGGTCTACAAGCTGCACCATGAGCTGGTGACCGACACCACCTTCGTGCTGACCACCGGCGGCCACAACGCCGGCATCGTCAGCGAGCCGGGGCGCAAGGGCCGGAGCTTCCATATCCTCGAGCGCAGCGCCGACAGCGCCTACCTCGCGCCCGACGACTGGCTCGCGCGCGCGCCGCAGCAGCAGGGCTCGTGGTGGCCGGCCTGGCGCGACTGGCTCGACGCGCGCTCCGGCGCGATGGTGAAGCCGCCGCGGATGGGCGCCGCCGCCCGTGGCTACCCGGTGCTGGCGGACGCGCCGGGCGGCTATGTGTTGGAGCGTTGA
- a CDS encoding Negative transcriptional regulator, with protein sequence MPVQRRAKPAPRAGHRWPHAGACASRAAAMDRHLRYSSPTMYLPPQFEPKDRGHAIALMRDHPFASLVSVGDDGLPFVTHLPLHLREQGDELLLLGHVARPNPHWRMLEARPQALATFLGPHGYMSPSVYPDPARVPTWNYLAVHCTVQARLIHDAETKDELLKTLIADHEPRYAGQWQALPEDFRTKMLAGIVAFELRVTELQCKLKLNQHRPEAFARMREIYAAGGENGRALLAWMDRLGLGMRAGEPARES encoded by the coding sequence ATGCCGGTGCAGCGTCGCGCCAAGCCCGCACCGCGCGCAGGCCATCGATGGCCGCATGCCGGCGCGTGCGCCTCACGCGCTGCCGCGATGGACCGGCACCTGCGCTACAGTAGCCCGACCATGTACCTGCCCCCCCAGTTCGAGCCCAAGGACCGCGGCCACGCGATCGCGCTGATGCGCGACCACCCGTTCGCCAGCCTCGTCAGCGTGGGCGACGACGGCCTGCCTTTCGTCACGCACCTGCCGTTGCATCTGCGCGAGCAGGGCGACGAGCTGCTGCTGCTCGGCCACGTCGCGCGGCCGAATCCGCATTGGCGCATGCTCGAGGCGCGGCCGCAGGCGCTGGCGACCTTTCTCGGTCCGCACGGCTACATGTCGCCCAGCGTCTACCCGGATCCGGCGCGCGTGCCGACCTGGAACTACCTCGCGGTGCATTGCACGGTGCAGGCGCGGCTGATCCACGATGCCGAGACCAAGGACGAGCTGCTCAAGACCCTGATCGCCGACCACGAGCCGCGCTATGCCGGCCAATGGCAGGCGCTGCCCGAAGACTTCCGGACCAAGATGCTCGCGGGCATCGTCGCGTTCGAATTGCGGGTCACTGAACTGCAGTGCAAGCTCAAGCTGAACCAGCACCGGCCCGAGGCGTTCGCGCGGATGCGCGAAATCTACGCGGCCGGCGGCGAGAACGGCCGCGCGTTGCTCGCGTGGATGGACCGACTCGGCCTGGGCATGCGCGCCGGCGAGCCGGCCAGAGAATCATGA
- a CDS encoding Muramoyltetrapeptide carboxypeptidase, translating into MTKRIYIYSPSGAVRDRAAFRRGVARLRALGHEVEIDTAALASHLRFAGDDDTRLAAIHRAAASGADVALISRGGYGLTRLLDRIRYAALARAIDRGTQFVGISDFTALQLALLAKTERVTWAGPALCEGFGAADVADGADGHGSGSGSGHGPDEIMEACFDDMLTGRGEGAGWRQLREARGAVGEAAETGYRPFTLRPAVLWGGNLAVLCSLVGTPFLPQVAGGILFVEDIAEHPYRIERMLAQLLHAGVLARQKAIVLGQFTGYQLGAHDRGFRLQTVVEWLRGRLKIPVLTNLPFGHVQTKVLLPVGASVRLTVDDRDAFLLWGHRH; encoded by the coding sequence ATGACCAAGCGCATCTACATCTATTCCCCGTCCGGCGCGGTGCGGGACCGCGCCGCGTTCCGGCGCGGCGTCGCCAGGCTGCGGGCGCTGGGCCACGAGGTCGAGATCGACACCGCGGCGCTGGCGAGCCACCTGCGCTTTGCCGGCGACGACGACACGCGTCTGGCGGCGATCCATAGGGCCGCCGCCAGCGGTGCCGACGTGGCGTTGATTTCCCGCGGCGGCTATGGCCTGACCCGGCTGCTGGATCGCATCCGCTACGCGGCGCTGGCGCGCGCGATCGACCGCGGCACGCAGTTCGTCGGCATCAGCGACTTCACCGCGCTGCAACTGGCGCTGCTCGCCAAGACCGAGCGCGTGACCTGGGCCGGGCCCGCGCTGTGCGAAGGCTTCGGCGCCGCTGATGTCGCAGACGGCGCCGACGGGCATGGCAGCGGCAGCGGCAGCGGCCACGGCCCCGACGAAATCATGGAGGCCTGCTTCGACGACATGCTGACCGGCCGGGGGGAGGGCGCCGGCTGGCGGCAGCTGCGCGAGGCGCGCGGCGCCGTGGGCGAGGCTGCCGAGACGGGCTACCGGCCGTTCACGCTCAGACCCGCGGTGCTGTGGGGCGGCAATCTCGCGGTGCTGTGCTCACTGGTCGGCACGCCGTTCCTGCCGCAGGTCGCGGGCGGCATCCTGTTCGTCGAAGACATCGCCGAGCATCCGTACCGGATAGAGCGGATGCTCGCCCAACTGCTGCACGCCGGCGTGCTGGCGCGGCAAAAGGCGATCGTGCTCGGCCAGTTCACCGGCTATCAGCTCGGCGCGCACGACCGCGGCTTCAGGCTGCAGACGGTGGTGGAGTGGCTGCGCGGCCGGCTGAAGATCCCGGTGCTCACCAATCTGCCGTTCGGTCATGTGCAGACCAAGGTGTTGCTCCCGGTCGGAGCCAGCGTGCGGCTGACGGTCGACGATCGCGATGCCTTCCTGCTGTGGGGGCACCGCCATTGA